One window of Halichondria panicea chromosome 7, odHalPani1.1, whole genome shotgun sequence genomic DNA carries:
- the LOC135338992 gene encoding uncharacterized protein LOC135338992 isoform X1: protein MRCAFYCVLSLANVTDSEKKNILCNCDLSLPGVQQESIEMVAEFVDNHCPHLVRFTPNNYPPLLTPPTNTCFDCDRPLVSNHSCHIKCYSLNGFVRGRKCTLRCKACNITYNYAHFGNKSENGFRMYPQTQTYVEVSDTVYFSRDLLEWQCSLANHSWVSFQGFAESYNTALEIPPDEELSPYIVGEAFYNGEVENELRRVNKIDYRFHKDSEREECMERIEEVRRQSIYHHKEDTCTAECKKRGCGQLWVTDGIWKTVFPHCMFKVEQISDGIPALNLPDVCTNSPIRNKAFCEEHCLLLQNEAPDVPIDLRQFLKYCGAQAVENEEECEGDTDTVDAVVNSIKVNTNQFGTSATTSQGTAALIEKHPELVRSTVYDDPNERVCRKDTGKSKRLRKWSRGHQFVIRGGGHIDTWQPLYRSESPSQVFLILIQWLLSLAKSRGGIGKPISLAYDNMCNLAKLKAARAPLPFTPPLDRLWLDVNKIIDVFHFQNHVSPDCKLKFSPAELKSENPDFNTQAGEQTFVWVHRFSHILCSMNKVHHLFYLHRMVLRRNEYTSKCYARGKKPILPKGTAK, encoded by the exons AATTTGTCGATAACCACTGCCCACACCTTGTACGATTTACTCCGAATAACTACCCTCCATTGTTGactccacccacaaacaccTGTTTTGACTGTGACCGACCATTGGTGTCTAATCATTCTTGCCAT ATAAAGTGTTACTCTCTGAATGGTTTTGTCAGAGGAAGAAAGTGTACGCTAAGGTGTAAAGCTTGCAACATAACTTATAACTATGCTCACTTTGGAAACAAGTCTGAGAATGGATTCCGTATGTACCCCCAAACTCAAACATATGTTGAAGTGTCTGACACCGTTTATTTTTCAAGGGATTTGTTGGAGTGGCAGTGTAGCCTTGC TAATCACTCTTGGGTTTCCTTTCAAGGGTTTGCTGAAAGTTACAATACTGCTTTAGAGATACCACCAGATGAAG AGCTTAGTCCCTATATTGTTGGGGAAGCCTTCTATAATGGAGAAGTGGAGAATGAGTTGAGACGAGTCAATAAGATCGACTATCGTTTCCATAAAGACAGTGAGAGAGAGGAGTGTATGGAAAGGATTGAAGAAGTAAGGCGGCAATCTATATACCACCACAAAGAAGACACGTGTACTGCTGAATGCAAGAAAAGag GTTGTGGTCAACTGTGGGTTACAGATGGAATTTGGAAGACTGTTTTCCCACACTGCATGTTCAAAGTTGAG CAAATCAGTGATGGAATTCCAGCTCTCAATTTACCTGATGTGTGTACAAACTCCCCAATTCGCAATAAGGCGTTTTGCGAGGAACACTGTCTTTTGCTACAGAATGAAGCTCCTGATGTACCTATTGATCTGAGACAGTTTCTCAAATATTGTGGTGCTCAAGCAGTTG AAAATGAAGAGGAGTGTGAGGGTGACACTGATACTGTTGATGCAGTTGTGAACTCTATTAAAGTCAATACAAACCAATTTGGAACATCTGCTACCACCTCACAAG GTACTGCAGCTTTAATTGAGAAGCATCCTGAACTAGTACGAAGTACTGTGTATGATGACCCTAATGAACGAGTTTGCAGGAAAGATACGGGTAAATCCAAACGGTTGAGGAAGTGGTCTAGAGGGCACCAATTTGTCATCAGAGGGGGTGGTCATATTGACACTTGGCAACCATTGTACAG gtCTGAATCGCCATCACAAGTTTTCTTAATTTTGATTCAATGGCTGCTGTCTCTAGCTAAGTCTCGTGGTGGTATTGGGAAGCCTATCTCATTGGCCTATGACAACATGTGCAATTTAGCAAAGCTGAAGGCTGCTCGTGCTCCTCTACCATTTACTCCGCCATTGGACCGTTTGTGGCTTGATGTCAACAAAATCATCGATGTGTTTCATTTTCAAAACCATGTGTCTCCAGATTGTAAATTAAAGTTTTCTCCTGCTGAACTGAAGAGCGAGAATCCTGACTTCAATACACAGGCTGGGGAGCAGACATTTGTTTGGGTACATCGGTTTAGTCACATTCTGTGCTCAATGAACAAGGTTCACCACCTTTTTTATCTCCACCGAATGGTGTTAAGGCGAAACGAGTATACCAGCAAGTGCTATGCTAGAGGAAAAAAGCCAATTCTCCCAAAAGGAACTGCAAAGTAA
- the LOC135338992 gene encoding uncharacterized protein LOC135338992 isoform X2 has translation MVAEFVDNHCPHLVRFTPNNYPPLLTPPTNTCFDCDRPLVSNHSCHIKCYSLNGFVRGRKCTLRCKACNITYNYAHFGNKSENGFRMYPQTQTYVEVSDTVYFSRDLLEWQCSLANHSWVSFQGFAESYNTALEIPPDEELSPYIVGEAFYNGEVENELRRVNKIDYRFHKDSEREECMERIEEVRRQSIYHHKEDTCTAECKKRGCGQLWVTDGIWKTVFPHCMFKVEQISDGIPALNLPDVCTNSPIRNKAFCEEHCLLLQNEAPDVPIDLRQFLKYCGAQAVENEEECEGDTDTVDAVVNSIKVNTNQFGTSATTSQGTAALIEKHPELVRSTVYDDPNERVCRKDTGKSKRLRKWSRGHQFVIRGGGHIDTWQPLYRSESPSQVFLILIQWLLSLAKSRGGIGKPISLAYDNMCNLAKLKAARAPLPFTPPLDRLWLDVNKIIDVFHFQNHVSPDCKLKFSPAELKSENPDFNTQAGEQTFVWVHRFSHILCSMNKVHHLFYLHRMVLRRNEYTSKCYARGKKPILPKGTAK, from the exons AATTTGTCGATAACCACTGCCCACACCTTGTACGATTTACTCCGAATAACTACCCTCCATTGTTGactccacccacaaacaccTGTTTTGACTGTGACCGACCATTGGTGTCTAATCATTCTTGCCAT ATAAAGTGTTACTCTCTGAATGGTTTTGTCAGAGGAAGAAAGTGTACGCTAAGGTGTAAAGCTTGCAACATAACTTATAACTATGCTCACTTTGGAAACAAGTCTGAGAATGGATTCCGTATGTACCCCCAAACTCAAACATATGTTGAAGTGTCTGACACCGTTTATTTTTCAAGGGATTTGTTGGAGTGGCAGTGTAGCCTTGC TAATCACTCTTGGGTTTCCTTTCAAGGGTTTGCTGAAAGTTACAATACTGCTTTAGAGATACCACCAGATGAAG AGCTTAGTCCCTATATTGTTGGGGAAGCCTTCTATAATGGAGAAGTGGAGAATGAGTTGAGACGAGTCAATAAGATCGACTATCGTTTCCATAAAGACAGTGAGAGAGAGGAGTGTATGGAAAGGATTGAAGAAGTAAGGCGGCAATCTATATACCACCACAAAGAAGACACGTGTACTGCTGAATGCAAGAAAAGag GTTGTGGTCAACTGTGGGTTACAGATGGAATTTGGAAGACTGTTTTCCCACACTGCATGTTCAAAGTTGAG CAAATCAGTGATGGAATTCCAGCTCTCAATTTACCTGATGTGTGTACAAACTCCCCAATTCGCAATAAGGCGTTTTGCGAGGAACACTGTCTTTTGCTACAGAATGAAGCTCCTGATGTACCTATTGATCTGAGACAGTTTCTCAAATATTGTGGTGCTCAAGCAGTTG AAAATGAAGAGGAGTGTGAGGGTGACACTGATACTGTTGATGCAGTTGTGAACTCTATTAAAGTCAATACAAACCAATTTGGAACATCTGCTACCACCTCACAAG GTACTGCAGCTTTAATTGAGAAGCATCCTGAACTAGTACGAAGTACTGTGTATGATGACCCTAATGAACGAGTTTGCAGGAAAGATACGGGTAAATCCAAACGGTTGAGGAAGTGGTCTAGAGGGCACCAATTTGTCATCAGAGGGGGTGGTCATATTGACACTTGGCAACCATTGTACAG gtCTGAATCGCCATCACAAGTTTTCTTAATTTTGATTCAATGGCTGCTGTCTCTAGCTAAGTCTCGTGGTGGTATTGGGAAGCCTATCTCATTGGCCTATGACAACATGTGCAATTTAGCAAAGCTGAAGGCTGCTCGTGCTCCTCTACCATTTACTCCGCCATTGGACCGTTTGTGGCTTGATGTCAACAAAATCATCGATGTGTTTCATTTTCAAAACCATGTGTCTCCAGATTGTAAATTAAAGTTTTCTCCTGCTGAACTGAAGAGCGAGAATCCTGACTTCAATACACAGGCTGGGGAGCAGACATTTGTTTGGGTACATCGGTTTAGTCACATTCTGTGCTCAATGAACAAGGTTCACCACCTTTTTTATCTCCACCGAATGGTGTTAAGGCGAAACGAGTATACCAGCAAGTGCTATGCTAGAGGAAAAAAGCCAATTCTCCCAAAAGGAACTGCAAAGTAA